The window CTTCAATGAGTGTCTATTCCCCCGGAGGCGGCGCGGACCATGGCTCAACCACCCGTGCGCGTGCTCATCGTCGGTGCCAGCGTCGCCGGGCTGGCCGTCGCCCGGGCGCTGCGGCTGGCCGGCATCCGGCCCGAGCTGGTGGAGAAGCTGGCCCCGACCGTCGTCGCCGGCGCCGGGATCTTCCTGCCCGGCAATGCCATTCGCGCGCTGCGTGAGCTTGGGCTGGACAATCCGTTGCGCCCGCTCGGCGCGGTGATCCGGCGGCAGCGATTCCTCGACGCCACCGGCGCCGAGCTGTGCTCGGTCGATCTGGAACAGCTGTGGCAGGGGGTCGGGCAGTGTCGGGCGCTGCCCCGCGCGGACCTGCACCAGGTGCTGCTCACCGGCGCCGGCGGGGAGGTGCGGTACCACACCGAGGTGTGCGACGTGGAGGTTGGCGACGAGACCACCAAGGTCGCCTTCGGTGACGGCTCCTATGCCGAGTACGACCTGGTCGTCGGCGCGGACGGGCGCCGGTCGGCGGTCCGTCGACTGACCGAGATCGGCGGCGCGCCGCACCCGGTCGGCCAGATCGCCTACCGCAGCGTGGTCAGCGGCGGTCCGGAGATCACCGAGTGGACGGCACTGCTCGGGCAACGGTCCGGCATCGCGCTCGCCCCGATGGGCTACGGCCGGGTCTACCTCTACGCCGACGAGCCGCTGCCGGCCGGCTCCGCCCCGCCCGCCGACCCGTTGGTCCGGCTCCGCCAACTCCTCGGCGACTACGGCGGGCCGGTGCCAGCGGTCCTCGACGCGGTGGAGAAGGTACAGGTGGCCGTCACCGACGAGGTGGAGCTGAGCGGCTGGTTCCGGGGCAACGTGGTGCTGGTCGGGGACGCCGCCCACGCCACCGCACCGACCCTGTCCCAGGGGGCGGCGATGGCGTTCGAGGACGCGCTGGTCCTGGCCGACGAGTTGCGTGCCGCGCCGTCGGTCGTCGAGGCGCTGGCCAGGTACGAGAGCCGGCGTCGGCCGCGTACCCAGTGGGTCCTGGACCGGACCCGGGACCGGGACCGGACCCGCGACGTCGCCCCGGTCCTGCGCGACCCGGTGCTGCGCGCCAAAGGCGGCACGATCTTCCAGGAGCACTACCGGTTGCTCGTCGACCCGGTGTGACTCGGCCACCCGGTGTGAGCCGTCCGGCAGCCCGCAGCGGGGCAGGCACCCGGCGTGCGGACCGGCGGTGAACGGGGACTATCCTGCCTGCGAGGCACGGCCAGCGGATCATCAACCCGGGCGCCGTGGGATTGACGAGAACCGGAGGCCATTCGTGACCACCGTCGCACCGAAGCCGATCGCCAGCCGGCCCTTCCCGGTCCGCAGGCCGGTCCGCGGCTCGGCCATGGCGCGGCTGCTGCGCACGACCGACGCGAAGCAGATCGGGATCATGTACATGATCACCGCCTTCGCGTTCTTCATGATCGGTGGTCTGATGGCCCTGATCATGCGTGCGGAGCTGGCCCAGCCGGGGATGCAGTTCGTCTCCCCGGAGCAGTACAACCAGCTGTTCACCATGCACGGCACGATCATGCTGTTGTTCTTCGCGACGCCGATCGTGTTCGCCTTCGCCAACTACGTTACGCCGATCCAGATCGGCGCACCGGATGTTTCCTTTCCTCGGCTGAACAGTTTCGCCTACTGGCTGTACCTGTTCGGTGGCACCTTGGCGATGGGTGGCTTCCTCACCCCGGGCGGCGCCGCCGACTTCGGCTGGTTCGCGTACACCCCGCTGAGTAGCGTCGAGCACTCCCCGGGTGTCGGCGCCAACATGTGGATCGTCGGCCTGGCGATCTCCGGTCTGGGCACCATCCTCGGCGCGGTCAACATGATCACCACGATCCTGACCCTGCGCGCGCCGGGCATGACCATGTTCCGGATGCCGATCTTCACCTGGAACATCCTGGTCACCAGCCTCCTGGTGATCATGGTCTTCCCGCTGTTGGCCGCCGCGCTGTTCGCGCTCGCCGCCGACCGGATGCTCGGTGCCCACGTGTACGCGCCGGAGACCGGCGGGCCGTTGCTGTGGCAGCACCTGTTCTGGTTCTTCGGCCACCCCGAGGTGTACATCGTCGCGCTGCCGTTCTTCGGCATCATCAGCGAGATCATCCCGGTCTTCTCCCGCAAGCCGATCTTCGGCTACAAGGGCCTGGTGGCCGCGACGATCGCGATCGCCGCGCTGTCGATGAGCGTCTGGGCGCACCACATGTTCGCCACCGGCGCGGTGCTGCTGCCCTTCTTCAGTTTCCTGAGCTTCCTGATCGCCGTGCCGACCGGCATGAAGTTCTTCAACTGGATCGGCACCCTGTGGCGGGGGCAGATCAGCTTCGAGACGCCGATGCTCTGGTCGATCGGCTTCCTGGTCACCTTCCTCTTCGGCGGTCTGTCGGGTGTGCTGCTGGCCAGCCCGCCGATCGACTTCCACGTCTCGGACTCGTACTTCGTCGTCGCCCACTTCCACTACGTGCTGTTCGGCACGATCGTGTTCGCGGTGTTCGCCGGCATCTACTTCTGGTTCCCGAAGTTCACCGGTCGGATGCTCGACGAGCGGCTGGGCCGGGTGCACTTCTGGCTGACCTTCGTCGGCTTCCACACCACCTTCCTGGTGCAGCACTGGCTCGGTGCCGAAGGCTTCCCCCGCCGGTACGCCGACTACCAGGCGATCGACGGCTGGACCACGCTGAACATGATCTCCACGGTCGGCTCGTTCGTCACCGGCATCTCCACCCTGCCGTTCCTGTACAACGTGTGGAAGTCGTACAAGGCCGGGCCGCTGGTCGAGGTCGACGACCCGTGGGGCCACGGGAACTCGCTGGAGTGGGCGACGAGCTGCCCGCCGCCGCTGCGCAACTTCGACCGGATGCCCCGGATCCGCTCCGAGCGGCCGGCGTTCGACCTGAAGTTCCCGGAGCTGGCCGCCGGCCACCACTCGGTCGCCGGCCCGCCGGAGGGCGGTGCCAAGCCGCTGACCAGCGAGTCGGACGGCGGTGCCACCTACCAGGAGGACACCGCCAGCAACATCGACCGGCGCTGACCCACGGGCGACGCTGACCGACTGACTCACACCGGCCTACGACGCGGCCCCGGGCGGAATGCGCCCGGGGCCGCGTCGTGCCTCTGGGAGCCCGTCACCGCAGGGCCGGCACCCGGTCCGGCACCGCCCGGCGGCGCAACTGCATGGCGACCATCGGCAGCGCCAGCAGCAGCCCCGCCGCACCGATCGCCACGAAACCCCACGTCGGCGTACTGGCGTCGATCACCGCACCGGTCAGCGGCGCCCCGACGGCCATGCCCACGGTCAACGCCGAACCATGCAGGCCCATCGCCTCGCCGCGTACCGCCGCCGGGGCCAGCCGGGCGACCGCGTCGGACGTGGCGGCGATCGTCGGCGCGCAGAGCAGCCCGGCCGGGGCTAGGGCCAGGGCCAGGGTCCACCAGTGCCCGGCCCCGAGGCCGACCGGAATGGTGGCGACCGCCAGCGTCACCATCAACCCGACCGGCGGCACCGCACGCCGGGTGGCGCCGTAGGCGAACCCGCCGACCAGTGAGTACGCCCCCCAGCCGGCCAGCACGACGCTGGTCCAGGCCAACTGGTCGCTGTCCCGCAGCGCGGCGATCAACGCGACGTCGGTGCCGCCGAGCACCAGCGTCGACGCTGCGCCGACCGCGAGGACCCCGAGCAACTGCGGGGTCAGCCAGTCCCGCCGGGCGATCCGGACGCCAGCCCGCTCCGGCTCCTCATGCCGGGCGCGGATCGGCGGGTCGACGACGAACAGCGCCAGCCCGGCGGCGACCAGGCCGGCGCCGACCGCGACCATCGCGATCCGAGGGGAGACCGAGGTGGCGAGCAGCACCGCCAGCGCCGGGCCGATCATGAAGGAGAGCTCGACCGACATCGAATCCAGGGCGTACGCCGGACGCCGCTGCTCCGCCGGGACCAGGGCGGCCAGCGACTGCCGGATCACCGAGAACATCGGCAGGTTGAGCAGACCGGCGGCGACCGCGGCGACGAGCAACGCGGGGTACGGCAGCGCCTGCGCCACGGCCCAGAAGACGCCCTGGGCGGCGATCGAGACGGCCAGCACCGGACGTAGTCCGTGCCGGTCGACCAACCGGCCCAGCACCGGTGCGCCGATCGCGGCCCCGACGGTCAACGCGGTACCAGCCAGACCAGCCGCGCCGTACCCCCGGCCCAGTTCCAGCACGACGTACAGGGTCAGCGCCACTCCGGCGGCGGTGTTCGGCATCCGGGCCAGCACCGACAGGGCGAGCAGCCGGGCCACACCGGGCAGCGCGAGCGCCTGCCGGTAAGGAGTCAGGTTCATCGGTCGGTGTTACCTCCGGCCGGCATCATGCCTGCCGGGTACGACGTCGGCCAACCGATATCCGCGCCGCCAGCCCGACATCCGGTCCGACCCCGGCCGGCGGGTCAGGCCGGACGCAGCACCGGGGAGCCGGTCAACGTCACCCCGGCGGCCCGCATCGCGTCCACCGCCACCTCGGTGGTGGCCCGGGCCACCCCGGCGGTCAGGTCGAGCAGCACGGTGGTGTCGAAGCCGGCCCGGGCGGCGTCCAGCGCGGTCGCCCGTACGCAGTGGTCGGTGGCGATGCCGACCACGTCGACCCCGGTGATCCCGCGTTCCCGCAGCCAGTCGGCCAGGTCGGTGCCGTCGTCCGTGCGGCCCTCGAAGCCCGAGTAGGCCGCCGCGTACTGGCCCTTACGGAAGACCGCCTCGATCCGATCGGTGGCCAGCCCGGGATGGAACTCGTCCCCGCCGGTGCCCACCACACAGTGCGCCGGCCAGGTGTCGACGAAGTCCGGCGGGTCGCCGAAGTGCGCGCCGGGGTCGACGTGGTAGTCCTTGGTCGCCACCACATGCCGCCACCGCCGCTGCGGTGCTTCGGCGACGGTCCGAGAGATCGCCGCCGCCACGTCGGTGCCGCCGCCCACCGCGAGTGAGCCGCCTTCACAGAAGTCGTTCTGTACGTCAACGATGATCAGTGCCCGGTGCATGGTCGTCGTCCTCCTGCTTCTGACTTCTGAACGGGCGGTCACCGGCCGCTCCCGGTCGCGCCGGTCACGGCCAGGCGGTCACTGGTCGGCGGGCACGACGGTCACCGGAATGGCCGGATCTCCGGCGGACAGTTTCAGCCCTTCCCACGGTATCGAGATCAGGCAGCGACGCAGGTGCTCGCGGGACTCGTCGAGGGTCGGCCGGGCCAGCGCCTCGCCAGTGGCGACAAAGGACCGTTGCAGCACCCGGTCACCGTTGACCCGGTCCGGCACTCCCTGCGAGACGACGATCTCCTCGGTGGCGGTGCCGGTCGGCTTGTGCCGGCGTACCGCCACCTTCCGGCCCCCGACGGTGGCCTTGTTCTCGGAGCGCTTGACCACCGGCCGGCCGTCGACCTCGACCAGCTTGTAGACCAGCCGGGCGGTCGGCGCGCCGGACCCGGTCACCACGGCGGTCCCGGCGCCGTACATGTCGACCGGCTCGGCGGCGAGCGAGGCGATCGAGTACTCGTCGAGATCACCGGAGACTATGATCTTGGTCTCGGTGGCGCCGAGCGAGTCGAGCAGTTCCCGGGACTGTTGCGCCAGGACCGACAGGTCACCGGAGTCGATCCGGATCGCCCGCAGGTCCGGTCCGGCGACCTCGATCGCGTTACGGATGCCCTGGCTGATGCTGTAGGTGTCGACCAGCAACGTGGTGTCCCGCCCGAGCGTGGCCACCTGGGACGCGAACGCGGCCCGTTCGTCGTCGTGCAACAGGGTGAACGCGTGCGCCGAGGTACCCGCCGTCGGGATGCCGTACCGGGCACCCGCCGCCAGGTTGGACGTGGCCGCGAAACCGGCCAGGTACGCGCTCCGGGCGGCCGCCACCGCCGCCTCCTCATGGGTGCGCCGCGAGCCCATCTCGATCACCGGCCGGCCGCGGGCCGCCGTCACCGCCCGCGCCGCCGCCGCCGCGATCGCGCAGTCGTGGTTCAGCACCGACAGCACCAGGGTCTCCAACAGGACGCACTCGGCGAAGGTGCCGGAGACGGTGAGGATCGGCGAGTTCGGGAAGAACAACTCGCCCTCGGCGTACCCGTCGACGTCCCCGGTGAACCGGTAGTCGGTCAGCCACTGTGCGGTGTCGGCGTCGACCACCGCGCGGTCCCGCAGGTGACGGACGGTCTCCGCATCGAAGCGGAAGTCCCGGATCAGGTCGACCAGCCGGCCGGTGCCGGCGACCACACCGTACCGGCGGCCGGTCGGCAGCCGCCGGGCGAAGACCTCGAACACGCAGTGCCGGTGCGCGCTGCCGTCGGCCAACGCGGCGGCGAGCATGGTCAGCTCGTAGTGGTCGGTCAGCAGAGCGGGGCTTGAGCTGGTCACCTGGCTACTGTACGGCCGCCCGGCCGGCCCGGCCTGTCCCGGCCCGGTGGC is drawn from Micromonospora sp. Llam0 and contains these coding sequences:
- a CDS encoding FAD-dependent monooxygenase, yielding MAQPPVRVLIVGASVAGLAVARALRLAGIRPELVEKLAPTVVAGAGIFLPGNAIRALRELGLDNPLRPLGAVIRRQRFLDATGAELCSVDLEQLWQGVGQCRALPRADLHQVLLTGAGGEVRYHTEVCDVEVGDETTKVAFGDGSYAEYDLVVGADGRRSAVRRLTEIGGAPHPVGQIAYRSVVSGGPEITEWTALLGQRSGIALAPMGYGRVYLYADEPLPAGSAPPADPLVRLRQLLGDYGGPVPAVLDAVEKVQVAVTDEVELSGWFRGNVVLVGDAAHATAPTLSQGAAMAFEDALVLADELRAAPSVVEALARYESRRRPRTQWVLDRTRDRDRTRDVAPVLRDPVLRAKGGTIFQEHYRLLVDPV
- the ctaD gene encoding cytochrome c oxidase subunit I; protein product: MTTVAPKPIASRPFPVRRPVRGSAMARLLRTTDAKQIGIMYMITAFAFFMIGGLMALIMRAELAQPGMQFVSPEQYNQLFTMHGTIMLLFFATPIVFAFANYVTPIQIGAPDVSFPRLNSFAYWLYLFGGTLAMGGFLTPGGAADFGWFAYTPLSSVEHSPGVGANMWIVGLAISGLGTILGAVNMITTILTLRAPGMTMFRMPIFTWNILVTSLLVIMVFPLLAAALFALAADRMLGAHVYAPETGGPLLWQHLFWFFGHPEVYIVALPFFGIISEIIPVFSRKPIFGYKGLVAATIAIAALSMSVWAHHMFATGAVLLPFFSFLSFLIAVPTGMKFFNWIGTLWRGQISFETPMLWSIGFLVTFLFGGLSGVLLASPPIDFHVSDSYFVVAHFHYVLFGTIVFAVFAGIYFWFPKFTGRMLDERLGRVHFWLTFVGFHTTFLVQHWLGAEGFPRRYADYQAIDGWTTLNMISTVGSFVTGISTLPFLYNVWKSYKAGPLVEVDDPWGHGNSLEWATSCPPPLRNFDRMPRIRSERPAFDLKFPELAAGHHSVAGPPEGGAKPLTSESDGGATYQEDTASNIDRR
- a CDS encoding MFS transporter: MNLTPYRQALALPGVARLLALSVLARMPNTAAGVALTLYVVLELGRGYGAAGLAGTALTVGAAIGAPVLGRLVDRHGLRPVLAVSIAAQGVFWAVAQALPYPALLVAAVAAGLLNLPMFSVIRQSLAALVPAEQRRPAYALDSMSVELSFMIGPALAVLLATSVSPRIAMVAVGAGLVAAGLALFVVDPPIRARHEEPERAGVRIARRDWLTPQLLGVLAVGAASTLVLGGTDVALIAALRDSDQLAWTSVVLAGWGAYSLVGGFAYGATRRAVPPVGLMVTLAVATIPVGLGAGHWWTLALALAPAGLLCAPTIAATSDAVARLAPAAVRGEAMGLHGSALTVGMAVGAPLTGAVIDASTPTWGFVAIGAAGLLLALPMVAMQLRRRAVPDRVPALR
- a CDS encoding nicotinamidase, translating into MHRALIIVDVQNDFCEGGSLAVGGGTDVAAAISRTVAEAPQRRWRHVVATKDYHVDPGAHFGDPPDFVDTWPAHCVVGTGGDEFHPGLATDRIEAVFRKGQYAAAYSGFEGRTDDGTDLADWLRERGITGVDVVGIATDHCVRATALDAARAGFDTTVLLDLTAGVARATTEVAVDAMRAAGVTLTGSPVLRPA
- a CDS encoding nicotinate phosphoribosyltransferase; amino-acid sequence: MTSSSPALLTDHYELTMLAAALADGSAHRHCVFEVFARRLPTGRRYGVVAGTGRLVDLIRDFRFDAETVRHLRDRAVVDADTAQWLTDYRFTGDVDGYAEGELFFPNSPILTVSGTFAECVLLETLVLSVLNHDCAIAAAAARAVTAARGRPVIEMGSRRTHEEAAVAAARSAYLAGFAATSNLAAGARYGIPTAGTSAHAFTLLHDDERAAFASQVATLGRDTTLLVDTYSISQGIRNAIEVAGPDLRAIRIDSGDLSVLAQQSRELLDSLGATETKIIVSGDLDEYSIASLAAEPVDMYGAGTAVVTGSGAPTARLVYKLVEVDGRPVVKRSENKATVGGRKVAVRRHKPTGTATEEIVVSQGVPDRVNGDRVLQRSFVATGEALARPTLDESREHLRRCLISIPWEGLKLSAGDPAIPVTVVPADQ